The Musa acuminata AAA Group cultivar baxijiao chromosome BXJ1-3, Cavendish_Baxijiao_AAA, whole genome shotgun sequence genome window below encodes:
- the LOC135622485 gene encoding stromal cell-derived factor 2-like protein: MAFSFFAVAVLLYLGLEVPEGSPAPATAAQEGVQITYGSVIKLMHDRTKFRLHSHDVPYGSGSGQQSVTGFPNVDDSNSYWVVKPPPDSSAKQGDVIPNGAIIRLQHMRTRKWLHSHLHASPITGNLEVSCYGGDMNSDTGDFWRLEIEGSGKTWKQDQRVRLRHVDTGGYLHSHDKKYSRIAGGQQEVCGVREKRPDNVWLATEGVYLPINTSDV; the protein is encoded by the exons atggcCTTTTCTTTCTTCGCCGTCGCCGTCTTGCTCTACCTCGGCCTCGAAGTCCCCGAGGGCTCCCCCGCCCCAGCTACCGCCGCCCAAGAAGGCGTCCAG ATCACATATGGCAGTGTGATTAAGCTGATGCACGATAGGACGAAGTTTCGACTGCATTCACACGATGTGCCGTATGGCTCCGGGAGTGGACAGCAATCCGTCACTGGATTCCCCAATGTggatgattcgaatagctattgg GTTGTGAAGCCTCCACCTGATTCATCTGCAAAACAAGGTGATGTTATTCCGAATGGAGCTATCATAAGGTTACAACATATGAGAACACGAAAATGGCTACACAGCCACTTGCATGCTTCGCCGATAACCGGTAATCTGGAG GTGAGCTGCTACGGAGGAGACATGAACTCTGATACTGGAGACTTTTGGCG GCTGGAGATCGAGGGAAGTGGGAAGACTTGGAAGCAAGACCAAAGGGTAAGACTGCGGCATGTCGATACTGGTGGTTATCTTCACAGTCATGACAAGAAATATTCCCGTATAGCTGGAGGCCAGCAAGAG GTCTGTGGAGTTCGCGAGAAGCGTCCTGACAATGTCTGGTTAGCAACGGAGGGAGTCTATCTTCCAATTAATACAAGTGATGTTTGA
- the LOC135636160 gene encoding two-component response regulator ORR24-like has translation MTAEERSAVKDEFPVGMRVLAVDDDPTCLKVLENLLVRCQYNVTTTTRATTALKLLRENRDKYDLVISDVHMPDMDGFKLLELVGLEMDLPVIMLSANGERQAVMKGITHGACDYLLKPVRMQELRNIWQHVIRRRKSAGVQNNNVNNEEDSQKDQVTDSESSQWVKDHNERPKKRHKDQNEENDSEENMQENETSSSQKKPRVVWSIELHRKFVAAVNQLGIDSKSVPKKILDLMNVENLTRENVASHLQKYRLYLKRLSAVTGQHASVASALRFRNLSCVNMESLDVFRNYHALGRSRQLPSLTSLQPNGMLDRVNGPSVPAGRVPYQAVEDGHMYHGTSNPLNDLGKHQDIRLTRNSQANLLHGVPTSFQSGQLHQQKVVQEANSSSIAGLSSSGLSASLCGSSIANVASNFPLLQANKQHLEHGGLGDYSSVTMPLSSADPFDDLQDLSQLPHIGIPNVTWQDAVLSTEHSANALPGCAPFIHESLSLCQSGGDNSLQTPLAGNKNHGKYFSNVAVTPLTATQHQVNLFGGNMMIMPAGSDDNPNIKSLGNYRQEWHHTFDPNATLGSSLCPSLPHLGVNEKILQHQTSESSIHNKMMGAVETGQAFGVPSLQYKCMLDKSTVEIQLNYKDDYGSENNKSCSRVTSPGCSYGNIADVMTKPDDSNDATSEYGSTKM, from the exons ATGACGGCCGAGGAAAGGAGTGCCGTGAAGGACGAGTTCCCCGTGGGCATGCGCGTTCTCGCCGTCGATGACGACCCCACTTGCCTGAAGGTGCTGGAGAATCTCCTGGTCCGTTGCCAGTACAATG TCACGACGACGACTCGAGCGACCACGGCACTGAAGTTGCTAAGGGAGAACAGAGACAAATACGACCTGGTTATCAGCGATGTTCACATGCCGGACATGGACGGATTCAAGCTTTTGGAGCTCGTGGGCCTCGAAATGGACCTTCCCGTCATTA TGTTGTCCGCAAATGGTGAGAGACAAGCTGTGATGAAGGGGATAACTCATGGTGCTTGTGACTATTTGCTGAAACCAGTGCGGATGCAAGAACTAAGGAACATATGGCAACATGTAATTAGGAGGAGGAAGTCTGCTGGTGTTCAAAACAATAATGTCAACAATGAGGAGGATAGCCAGAAAGATCAGGTTACCGATTCCGAAAGTAGTCAGTGGGTCAAGGATCACAATGAAAGACCCAAGAAGaggcacaaggatcagaatgaagAAAATGATAGTGAAGAAAACATGCAAGAAAATGAAACTTCATCCTCTCAGAAAAAACCTAGAGTTGTTTGGTCCATTGAGCTGCACCGAAAATTTGTTGCGGCTGTTAATCAATTGGGCATTGACAGTAAGT CTGTACCCAAGAAAATACTTGATCTTATGAATGTTGAGAATTTGACAAGAGAAAATGTTGCAAGCCATCTACAG AAGTATAGGCTCTATCTGAAGAGGCTCAGTGCTGTGACGGGCCAGCATGCTAGTGTGGCTTCTGCTTTAAGATTCAGAAACTTATCCTGTGTGAATATGGAATCACTGGATGTTTTCAGGAATTATCATGCACTGGGACGATCTCGACAGCTGCCATCACTTACATCTCTCCAACCAAATGGAATGCTGGATAGAGTTAATGGTCCATCTGTACCTGCAGGGCGTGTGCCTTACCAGGCTGTTGAAGATGGTCACATGTATCATGGCACAAGCAATCCACTTAATGACTTGGGAAAGCATCAGGACATCAGATTAACAAGAAATTCTCAAGCAAATCTGCTTCATGGGGTGCCAACATCATTTCAGTCAGGACAATTGCACCAGCAAAAGGTAGTCCAGGAAGCAAATAGCAGCTCCATTGCTGGATTATCTAGCAGTGGACTGTCTGCCAGTCTTTGTGGCAGCTCTATTGCTAATGTGGCTAGCAACTTCCCATTACTGCAAGCAAATAAGCAGCACCTGGAACATGGAGGATTAGGCGATTATTCTTCGGTTACGATGCCTTTATCGAGTGCAGACCCTTTTGATGACCTTCAAGATTTGTCTCAGCTTCCTCATATTGGTATACCTAATGTAACATGGCAAGATGCTGTTTTATCAACCGAGCATTCTGCCAATGCATTGCCTGGATGTGCCCCATTTATTCATGAAAGCTTATCTCTTTGTCAAAGTGGAGGAGATAATTCACTGCAAACTCCACTAGCGGGCAATAAAAATCATGGTAAATATTTCAGCAATGTGGCAGTGACACCATTGACTGCTACACAACACCAAGTTAATTTGTTTGGTGGGAACATGATGATTATGCCGGCTGGTAGTGATGACAACCCAAACATCAAAAGTCTGGGCAATTATAGACAGGAATGGCATCATACATTTGACCCTAATGCCACATTGGGTTCTTCCTTGTGCCCTTCATTGCCACATCTTGGGGTAAATGAAAAAATATTGCAGCATCAGACATCAGAGAGCAGCATCCATAACAAAATGATGGGTGCCGTTGAGACGGGCCAAGCTTTTGGTGTTCCATCCCTCCAATATAAGTGCATGCTCGATAAGTCAACTGTGGAGATTCAGCTGAATTATAAGGATGACTATGGGTCAGAGAACAACAAATCGTGCAGTCGTGTCACTTCTCCTGGTTGTAGCTATGGCAATATTGCAGATGTCATGACCAAGCCT GATGATAGCAATGATGCTACATCAGAATATGGCAGCACTAAGATGTGA